CCAAGCCAAGTATTGAGCCATATGCGAAGCCTAATTTAACCATGATAGCtgataaaacacaaataatcaaCATGACAGTCAAAGAAGAGGTGCAGactgaattaaataaaaagatctACAGTTTCCTATGTACTCCAGCAATGACTGAAAGGGTAAATGTGTGTTCACATACATGTATCAACTACAGTTTCCTCTAGTTCAATGTCAAATGAAGACTAATTTCTCTTGGCATAAATTTATCGAGTCTCCCAATCTTTTAACTTCTTGCTTCCTTTGGGTTTTGTGATTGGTGCGTTCATTCCTGCCATTTTTGCATTGTACTTAGCGCGAAGAGGATCATTATATGTCCACCTGCAATGCAACCAGACAATGAAGCCAAGGGTTGTAAGAGAACAAATTTCACACTATATACAAAATATCAAGATGATAAcataaagttttcatttttctgtatTTTTAGTTGGTGCAAAACATTGATAATTTAAACCAGAAGGGTGGCACATCTGGAGACAAACATAAACCCATTATTTCTATAGATCATCTCTTCCATATCCCACTATAGCACATCAGGAGACAAACATAagtcaattatttttatagataCAATTTAAGTTTATGGAATGGTTTTTCCTTAAAGAAACTTATATTGTCCCCTTGGTATCTATCTAGCACCTGAATAGAAATATCTATTAAGGAAAAGCGCAACTGAATTCAAAAATCATCTGGAACCCCCTCTGACTTAACTGCCATCTctatttccattttcttctctctctaatTTTCTATCATCACTCAAGCAAAATATTATtgttcaaaagaaaattttcataaaactcCAACAAAAAGTAATATCAGTATATTAGCTAAACCAATGTTTAGGGAACATATAACCAGCATGAATGAACAGTCAGCATAATACTTTATCTATTATTGAACTCAAGTGAATGGAAAATGTTTTCACCAACTTCTTAATTAGTCATACGAAAAATGCTCCATGTTTCATTACATGCAATAGcaaaatctaaaagaaaatgCTTACTTAACCAAGCATGCAGGAATTAGAAATAGGAAAAGTAGATGGTTTGagactataataataattaaaaaaaaaaaaggtaattaaaAGGAGAAATAAACTCACGGGTTGTTCCAATCAGTTGTATCCTCGTTGACAAGATGGGTCCACTTAGTTCTACCACTACGACCAAAGTGCTTGACCTGCATGACCTTAGGTAATATGGTCTTGTCCATCTTATCCTCTCCAGTTGGAGAGGAGAAATCACGTTGGAAAATATGATCTGATCCGGCAGTAGCAGAAAGGTCATCTGCATCTGATTGGAAGAAGGCACCCTTGTGGTAATATTTCTGCATAAACCTCCACTTCTGCTTTGGTGGTGGAGCAGGTTTTGGATTCTTTCTCTCCCActctcttctctcttcctcCGTCATGTTTCTCACCTTTTCGATCTCTTCCTTCTCTTTCACCATTGCCTCCCTAGCCTCCCTATCCCTCTTGATCCTTGCTATCTCTCTTGTTTTCCAAGTCTCATACTCCTCCGCCTCATTAAGTTCATCATCAGTATCCACATCAGCAATATTAGCCTCCAATTCCAAgttcttttgaatttcttcatCCTTCCGAACCTCCTCAACAAGTATTTGCTTTGTCTCAATCCTTCTCTCTTCCAATTTCCTCTTTGCTAACTCCTCAAGGGCTTCCTCTTCAGCCTCAATCCGCTCACGCTCTGCAATGGTATCTCTCTCCTGCTTTGGTACAAACACAGGCTTCAACATAGTTATACCcatatgttcttcttctgagtCAGTCTCATACTCAGATTcctcttcctcctcttcttctacTGCCTCCTCTTCTTCCTCCGGAAGTAGAGCTGCTTCTTCTTGCTCCCTCTGAAGTAGCTTCTCTCTGATCCTTCTTCTCCTCTCCTCCAGTGCATCTTCATCCTCTTCCTCCAGGTCCAATCCTTCTTGCCTCTTGTTTTCCTCTTCCTCAGTCGATACAATCTCAGCTTGTCGAATGCGTCTATGATCAGCTCTAATCTCATCACGATTATCTATCCTACTCTCAGCCAATCGACGTAGCCTAGGATCATCCTTCTTGGTCACATCTGAATCTTCCTGGCTAGGGAAAGCTTTCTCAAGGGCAGCAGCCCTTGCCATCCTTATATCATTATCTTCATCGATATCATCTGCCCACTCAGGAGCTTTACCAGGCCAGTACCTTTTAACCTTCGTTTGCCCAATCTTACCTCTAAGCTTATCCCTAATAGCAATTACAGTATCACTAACACCTGCTGTCACCGACATTGTTGTCAGCAGTAGGAGCTCCGAAGGTAAAAAAGCCTCAAGAATCACCCTGCTCTTCCTTTCAAATGCTTCTGAGACAATACTTATGATCAACTTGGTATATTATCAGTTTATCTACAGAAACCTGAAACAGATACACTAAATACTTCAACAATCTGGACAATAGTAGCCCTAAACAAATAGCATGcatttttatatatccattaagTGGACAATTAGTGAATGAAACAGGTCATTTTAGTCACATGTCTATATTGAAATCAGAACAGCAACACTACAAATGTAAATAAACAACCATATATCACATTGCATAAATGTTATAAAAAGAGTAAATCAAaacttgatataaaatatttaacccATAATACGTATGATTTCAGCCAGAAACatggttttataattttttaataaagaacaAATCAGCCTCACCTTTTTGTCACTTTTATTAACAAAGCATAGGATTAAAGGTGTAAAGGAATCCAGAATTCATAGATGAAAACCCAGCTTCAACAAACACagataaatcatttttaaaaatggaGCTAAAATTACTACAGAATAAAACAGAAGGAAAACTTGTTCATGTTCACTGCAATAATAACAAGAACAGCCAATAACAACAGTGAAATTATGTTGTGCATAGCCTTCACACTTCAAAATTGGTTGCTGTAAAACGTTCTATTTCTGTTCTTTTAGATTGAAAAAACATAAACGGCGACCAAACATGTATTGTCTgttttatgagagaaaaaaatcacaattctTATCCACAAGCCAGCTTACTTTTTGAAAAGCTCGTCGTTAAAAAAGAGGAGAAGAGACAACGTAGCCGGTTGAAATTAGGGGTGAACACAAATGAAGTTCTCCACCTTAACGACAGAAAAAAAGATTGCTCAAATTCTATTGAATCTGACTCATATCCACATGAATTTGCACATCTAAGAATATTGGACAACGTTACAATAAACATAAGATctaaaacacaaaccctaaTATCAAACAACTTACAAATACAGAACAAAAGAAAACCTTAGTCTTGAAACACAAAAAGAGTTCACAATCGAAATCACAAAATATTAAGAATcgtagaaaaaatgatatattttactCAAAATCTCATAAGATATCCCACAGAAACGAAATAAACCAACTCGATCAAGCGAATAAATATGAAGATTACAATAGGTATCTAATAgaatatgaaatgaaaatgtAAACCCTTCTCACCTGACACAGGAGGAAAAAAAGGTTTTAGGATTACCTTCTTGGCTAGGGTTTTGCGCGGGATGACTTGTTGAAGATCAAGAAACTGATAGAGTTCTGTCAATTCGCAGGCGTGACTGATACATCACACTTGGGTAACAATCTGACGGTCAAGATATGTCGTCATGCTTATCCATGTGGCATGTTTTGGTTGCCAAGATGAAATGATTTTCCGCCGTCCGATTTCCAGTTTGGGCAGATGTCATTCATCGTTCGGCctattaacttttatttatcttttaaatgagttaataaataatctatattagttttgattaaattaaaaataaaataatatttaattatataataacaattatttatatatttaattatatatttaaaaatatataaataatattaatcttttatttaacaatagggttaattaattttaaaaaaatatttagaataattatgaatatattataaatgaaaagtgTTGGATTTGTGTTTAGCTCCTGGATGAGCTTAAGATGTGTATGATGCCCTTAGGCAGCTCCTTTTTGGTGaaatgtatatattaaattttaaaaaaattaataaaaaatgcccaaaatgCCAAGGCCCATGGGCCGAAGCTCGGACTGGATTTGTTCTTCTTAATTCTTATGAACAAATATTCTTTAATTGATTGCTCTTTTCACAAGACATAATGCTTTGTAAATGCTCTTCCTTCCATCCCTTTTTATGATTTCTCAATTcaaatgcatgcatgcatgtccAATGTTCATAATAAAACAATGACCCACAATGCAATGTCCCTTTCATATAAAGCAAAATGTGAAAAAACctctataatatatatatatatctcatcaAACCCAAGAgttaatttaagttcaattcaaatataaaatggtCAATTTGAAATCGAATTTAATCCATTCAAATCAtcgaaaaaaaaggaaaattatcgGGAAGTTAATTTTTTGGTGGGGCAACATACATATCATTTTCTCACTATAAATATTGACATAGAACAATTTTGTTGCTTTAGCAAGAACTTGTGTAAGAATGCATTATCTTTGTTTCAATAAAACAAGAGTGATTCCAAAgtcattttaatttcattttcaataaaattatcaatatatatatatatattattatacaattaaatatataaataatatgtcatcatatgatttggtgattttaaattaaagatcaagtaacacataatcatatgataatatatcgtctgtgtatctaattatatactcaaaaatatatgCACATAACATTGTTTTTCATATAATACATTTAGATTTTGGAAAATCGAGATTTCCAAAATCTAAACTCGGGTCAATTGATACAATTCTCGATTCAAATCCTCCTCTAAACGTATGAATAGAAGAATTAGATGGTTCCCCACCTATTTGATAAGCAAAACATGTGGTGTGCTGGTTAAGCTTTAGGCTGGTAGGGCCAAAAAAACAATAGGCCACCCCATAAAAGGCCACTTTGTGAATATCCAATACCTGGTGGACCCATTTTAAAAGTCCCTCGACTCAACGCTAACTTTTTTCATTGGTTACACGTGtggatttaaaaaactaatcaaCCCACCTTTTAACTTCATCATGTATAAtcttatgaaataattttatattatttatttcaattatagtttatttaaatttgtttttttattgatattattttatttgattcgttaaataataaaatattctaataatcttATATAACTAAAGGGACATTGTACccaattaatcttaatttaaaacaaaaatactatcattttcaattaatatggaTAATCTCTTAGgaaatatacaaaacaaatacAATACTATTTTATATCTACTAATTTTAGTAaaacaatatcttaatattattttattattatcaattaaatacaataattatttataaaaatagtaataatttatatcgaATAATCTttcaagtaatttatttttataataatattttattgtttgtaataaaagattttctaaaccaaatgcaccatttaataataatttattctttattctttattcttttGTCAGTGTTTAGatagtttgattaatatatttttgttgatataaaaaACTATACCAACGAGAAGTATGCAAGATTACACGTATAATCTCACgcaagaaaataattataaacaatATGTTTTTAAAGTGGTTCGGATTGCTACTTGGAAACCTGTATTCATTGTTATGTTACTAAGTTCTTCAGAATAGCAATGGTGATTACAATTTGCCCCATTAAACTTGTATAATCTTGTATTTATCAAACAAGAGCAAAAGACAATTGAATAATTAGGTAACTAGAGCATAATAGAATGAATATAGACATTTAAATGTAAGttatcaatcaaattatttgtCTAAAATAGGAGATAATGTTGTACTTCTATGATGATAAGAGATAGATATGAAAAGTGATCATATGATATCGGGAGACTAAAATGACATACTGAAGAAATCATGAGAATGGTTGCAACTGTCAAGAGTTCTCTTTTTACTGTTTTTAGATAAAAGAGTTTTTATTCATACTATCAGCATGTAAATTACTTGTTTAGtcataattttataactaaTTACTTCGTTGATATATGATGAAGTGTGAGaacataacaattttatattttatctagGCCAAAAATTTATTCCCACCCGAAGTTTGGTgtaaatacaaagttttatctgtagggtttaaaaaactcaaacatttattcgttatttaacttttattagaattttttgttcaagTAAAAGGCacaattgttatttaattactaatataaaaaatataaaattttatattattttttcctcttcgtttgaaaaaataatagttttctcaaaatgtagttttaaaaattacaattttttctctaaactctaaaaaaccAATCCAACGAATTTTCAATGAATGACAGTCACTTTCTCTCCCTCCTGGCAATGCTTTTCCTTCTCCGACGATATCTTTTCCTTTGACGCTCCCTCTTCACAAACAAATTCAGATGAAATCTTCATTTGGATATCGATGAATTGTCCAaacaaattgaacaaaaaagTTAGAATAAGTGGTAGAACTAGAAACTTAATCAAAGTGTCATCACACAACATAATTGTGATATCAATGTACTGccgaaaaaaccaaaaaagcaGGAAAAAGTCATGAAAAGTGACCGCCCTTGTCATAAATTTACACATTAAAAGAAGATACGTAAAAGGTTAAAAAGGTAATAATAATGAAGGGACGGGACGGAAAAAGGTTAAAAAGGTCCTTTTAAAATAGATAGAGTAATGAGCTTTCATTTTCGGAAAggtaaaaatgataaaagataaatttttatgagaaaaaagaaacaacgACCATCCGTGCAAGCGAAAGTTCACCTTTAATCCTAGAAAGACACTGTCACTGTCCTCATCTTACCCCGCACGTGCACACTCTACAAAGCTAATCAATTACCTCTTTAGTTTAAACTAGCTTTCTTGATattgcaaaaattaattattttataataatccGGTAATCCCCTAAACTGagatttattgtaattaaattgtatataatattattatatatgatagttaaattgtatataatattacgtattaaaaatttaattttttctataatatattatatatcatataatattatatgatgtatttttttaaaaataaaataataaaaatattataattaatataccattattttgaaaaatataagaaatatttctaaaattttttgtgTACACTTTGattacattatcattttttgtaataatatgtattatattatagaatacgttcactgtatcgtattaatttaatacaatttatgatatgtatcgtttttcatctatattatattataaaatatgtattatatattataagatattaataattatactgAAAATTATAAGCACTGTTACAAAAATCAGATTGCATTGTTTCGATTAGGACTTGATAAATAGTTATTGATTTTATCGTGATTCAAGGTTATGTTAATGTCAACATGATACCATATTAACGAAACTagatattatacatatttatttaaatagctCTTTtctatgatattatttatttatttaaacagtatttttttttgtggtttcaaattaaaaaaatccacATAGGTAATCCCATAATTAAGagccaaaatataattaattttaggggaaaaggactatttcccacccaacttttaggtCATTTTCAAACCTACACctacgggagatgaaaaacccctaTTCCCACATATAGGCAAACTTCTGTTAAATGCTGaagtaaaatagtcattttattgtttatattaaaagttatgaaatttattacttttcacccctcttaggttttagaaactaacatttcacatttacctaaagtttttaaactttaaaaagtaacattttcacccccaaaacctacggtttccatatttttcaaaacgtaGCCACcctccataactttcaaaaatagcagtttcactcccatttttcaacttcatcttccgacaTTGTCTCCGGCctcctttttcttttggtgTGATAGCGGTAGTGCGATgaaaagatgaagatctctttgtcacacGATGCaatgaagagacagagatctcttcgtcgctccacccaaacgacgaaggacgacacttcgtcgtcctttgtcgCTCGTTGCGTCATCCAGACTcgacgacgaagcatcgtccttcgtctgttttTCTAGATTTGGATGATGCTTCGTCGTTAAGATCTAGGTGACGAAGGATCGTCTTTCATTGTCCTATTTAgtcggagatgagagatcgATGGAATGCGTTGGCCGTCGATGATGGCTAGAGAAGAAACAAACCCTAGaagtaaaatctaaatttttcaaactttgaggatgagttgaggtgttggtttttaaaacctagaaaggggaaatggtaaaattttaaaatttataggtaaaataacaattttacccctgtccttaactgaaaatttggacgaCAGTTTAGTCATGGgtgagagtttgaatttttcattttccttgaGTGTGAGTTCGAAATTGGGCTAAagtttgggtgagaaatagtctttttcccttaattttatattaaaaaaactacaaaaacaGCTAGAATAAGAGCATATTATTTGAGATCATCTACGGTATAAAATAAATAGGCTAAAAGCATGATTCATGTGTAAATCTTGGTGGACTTttccttctcttcttttttgACTAATTccttatatacatatatattttctctacCCATTGAATCTCTTTCTCTGTAGTCGTTATATCCAAAGCTTCCAAGGGAAGCCTCTTTATGTAGAAtgattctttcttttatttcatccaTATGAGTCGGTCGTATCACATTGACGAAACCACCCAACAAAATTTTCCCTCACACCCCAATGTAAAGATTGACTATACACATAACTCCTCTCCAAACAATGAGCTTCGCCATGGGTAGGATCTAGTAATCATGTTAGATtcattattatcaaaataaatattcacaACATGAAATTCCTTCGTTTTCCTCGtatcttaaatttaatgataCCCCATATCAATATGCTTAGTCTTAGAGTGAAACATGAGATTCTTTATAAGATTGATGAcacttttattatcaaaatacaatacaatatctcatatattttattaataacttttCATTTATGATGAAAGaatactataattatataataaaaaatattataatttaatacaaataaattaatttattttttatataaatacaataatatatatactatttatttattcaactttaacgtcaatatttttgaattctgtaaagatatttttagtggcccgattttgtaatttaaatttagctttGACTCAATCTTTTATGCACATGATTGTTTTGATCATAtgtataataatagataaatagaaaaaaattaaataaacatttcctgaattttttttaatatataactatagTATCAGGTCAGGCCCAACTAGCCTATGATCCGATCCTTTCAACTCATGGACCCCCTAGCTTGCTATAGTATCAAGTTAGATCTTATCATGTCTAGTTTTtggtcaaaggattatttcactcccaagtttaagtgttattttaaaatcataccAGTGAGGTTTGAAAACCTAAAATCTCACTCATccgttaaaaatctcagttatgaTTAGAtacaaaatagtcatttaaaaaaattgtaaaaatctaaagttttattacgttT
The genomic region above belongs to Mangifera indica cultivar Alphonso chromosome 15, CATAS_Mindica_2.1, whole genome shotgun sequence and contains:
- the LOC123197957 gene encoding microfibrillar-associated protein 1-like, which gives rise to MSVTAGVSDTVIAIRDKLRGKIGQTKVKRYWPGKAPEWADDIDEDNDIRMARAAALEKAFPSQEDSDVTKKDDPRLRRLAESRIDNRDEIRADHRRIRQAEIVSTEEEENKRQEGLDLEEEDEDALEERRRRIREKLLQREQEEAALLPEEEEEAVEEEEEEESEYETDSEEEHMGITMLKPVFVPKQERDTIAERERIEAEEEALEELAKRKLEERRIETKQILVEEVRKDEEIQKNLELEANIADVDTDDELNEAEEYETWKTREIARIKRDREAREAMVKEKEEIEKVRNMTEEERREWERKNPKPAPPPKQKWRFMQKYYHKGAFFQSDADDLSATAGSDHIFQRDFSSPTGEDKMDKTILPKVMQVKHFGRSGRTKWTHLVNEDTTDWNNPWTYNDPLRAKYNAKMAGMNAPITKPKGSKKLKDWETR